The Rhodohalobacter sp. SW132 DNA segment CTCCTGAATCAGGTTTTTCATATTTGCTAAATGGTGCTCAACATTCTTAAAAATATCCAGAAAGATTTTTATGTCTTTTACCGGGTATTCGGACAGGTCAACCTCCTCTTCTCCGTTTGCTTTTAACTTAGCGTGTTGTAAGTGAAGTCGCTTTGCAATCTGGTTTAGGTTTACTCCGATCTTGGTC contains these protein-coding regions:
- the mobC gene encoding plasmid mobilization relaxosome protein MobC; its protein translation is TKIGVNLNQIAKRLHLQHAKLKANGEEEVDLSEYPVKDIKIFLDIFKNVEHHLANMKNLIQEVV